The nucleotide window CTGTTTTCCATAATTCAGCGATTTCAGATTGAACATCTTCTCGCATTTCCCAATCATCAATACGAATTCTACCTTTATCATCTAGAGCTATATCTCCTCCATATAGTCTTTCACTATATAAACGTTGAATTTGCTCAATACAACCTTCATGAATTCCTTTTTCTTTCATTACTTTAAACAACAATGAAATATATAATGGAATTACTGGAATAGCAGAACTAGCCTGTGTTACTAAAGCCTTATTTACAGAAACATAAGCTTTACCTCCTATAGATTTTAAATCATCTGAAATTGTAAAAGCAGTTGCTTCTAAATGATCTTTAGCAGCTCCAATTGTACCTTTTCTATAAACAGCCTCTGTTAAAGATGGCCCTATATATGAATAGGCTACTGTTGTTGCTCCTTCAGATAATAAGTTTTCTGCTTTTAAAGCATCCATCCACATTTTCCAATCTTCTCCTCCCATTACAGTTATTGTATTTTCAATATCATCACCCTCAGCTGGCTTTATAGATATTTCAGATACCTTACCTGTATGGAAATCTACTGTTTTATTTGAAAACTCTCCACCTATCGGTTTTAATACCGATTTAAATCTTTTTCCACTAACTGGATGTGTTCTTACCGGAGATGCTAAACTATAAATAACCAAATCAATTTGACCTAAATCTTCTTTTATCAAATTAATAACTTCTTCTTTTATTTCATTTGAAAAAGCATCTCCATTTATACTTTTTGCATACAAACCGGCAGCATGGGCTTCTTTTTCAAAAGCTGCTGTATTATAAAACCCTGGTGAACCTGGTCTACCTTCAGTTCCTGGCTTATCAAAAAACACTCCAATTGTAGCTGCATCTGATCCAAATGCACTTGTTATTCTTGACGCTAAACCAAAACCAGTTGAAGAACCTATTACTAATACTTTTTTAGCTCCTTCTATTTTACCTTTTGACTTTATATATTCAATTTGATTTTTTACATTCTCCTCACAACCTATTGGATGTGATGTTAAACAAATAAACCCTCTTGTTCTTGGTTCTATAATCATTATTGTTTGTTTTAAAATTTTATATTTCTGATTGGTTATCTTTTATTCTTTGACCAATCATTGTTAAAATTCGTTTGTTTACTTCTGAATCATTTTCTTTATAAAACTCAAATTCTTTTACTGTAAATTGACCAATAATTAAACCTAATAACTGATTTCTTAAAGTTATATTTTTTCTAGTTATTGTATTTACTGTCTTATTGAACTTTTCTCTTTTTATGTTTAAAATATCTATTTTTTGTTTAGCACAAAAAAACATAAATAGTTCTACTATTAATTCATTTTGTAATTTTAAGATTGGACGTACAGTTCTATTTTGAAAATCTTCAATAGGAATTGATGATGACAAATTTAAAACGGGTCTAATACTTATTTTTTTACTATCCATTTAAGAAATCAACTACATTATCATTTATACGCTTTAATACATTATCTGTATTTGCTTTGATAAAAGTTTCTCCAGTAATTTGCTCAAATAACTCTATATATCTATTAGATATTTCAATAATTTTATCATCTGACATTTCAGGAATTTGTTGTCCTTCTTTTCCTTGAAAACCATTTTCAATTAACCATTGACGTACAAATTCTTTAGATAATTGCTTTTGCTTTTCACCTTTTTCTTGACGCTCAGCATACCCTTCTTCATAAAAATAACGAGATGAATCTGGAGTATGAATTTCATCAATCAGTACAATTTTTCCTTCTTTAGTTTTTCCAAATTCATATTTAGTATCAACTAATATCAATCCACGTTTTTTAGCTATTTCAGTACCTCTTTGAAATAATTTACGTGTATAATCTTCTAATACTAAATAATCTTCTTCAGAAACAATTCCTTTAGCTAAAATATCTTCTCTTGAAATATCTTCGTCATGTTCTCCATTATCAGCTTTTGTAGAAGGTGTTATAATTGCTGAAGGAAACTTATCGTTTTCTTTCATCCCTTCAGGCATATCTACACCACAAAGTGTTCTTTTACCAGTGTTATATTCACGAGCTGCATGACCTGACAAATATCCTCGGATTACCATTTCAACCTTAAAAGGTTCACATAAATGACCAACAGCTACATTTTCATCAGGGTTTGCTATCAACCAGTTTGGAACAATATCCGCAGTATCATTCATCATTTTAGTTGCAATCTGATTCAATATTTGCCCTTTAAAAGGAATTTGACGTGGTAAAATAACATCAAATGCTGATAATCTATCTGAAGCTATCATCACTAATAAATCATTATTAATGTTGTATACCTCTCTTACTTTACCTTTATAAACTGCTTTTTGATTAGGAAACTGAAAACTAGTTTCGTTAATTGTATTCATTATAGTTATTGTTGTGTTGTAGTGTGCAAATGTAAGTTTTTTACTTTTCTTTTTTTATTCTTTTTATTTGTTTAATATTATCTAAAATTGGTGTTGCAGTTACAACACTATCTTTTTCTTCCACATAAAAGATATAAGCACTGTTCTGACCTATTTTCTTAACCTTTAATTTACTATTATCTTTAAAAATTAATAAGCAATCACTTTTAAATTTAATATTGGTCAATTTCTTTTTATAATTAATTCCTGCACCTAATCTAAACCCTAAAAGTAAAGCAAACAAAAAGTACAAAACAACAAATACAAAACCACTTTTCTTACTTACCTTAATTCCTTTTTTATTAGCATCTTCTTTATATAATTTACGATACCATTTTTTATCTTTATTTTTTTCATGAATTTTAGGAAATCTAACAATCCAGAAAAAGGTTAATAACATAAAAAAAATAAAAACTCCAAATAACAATTTATTATTAATTAATAAGGAAATAGGAGAAAAAAGAGCATCTAAAATAGATACATATTCTAAATAATTAATATCTAAAAACCCATAAAAAATCGCTTCAGAAACAAGACCTAAAACAACTAAAAATAAGTACCCTAAAGATAAATGTTCTTGAAAACTTAATTTATTTAACATCTTATTCTGTTTCTATACTTTTATAAGCCTTAATAATTTTTTTTATTAAACGATGACGTACAACATCTTTATCATCTAGGTATACTTGCGCTATTCCATTAATATCTTTTAAAGCCAATAATGCTTGCTTTAAACCTGATATCTGCTTACGGGGTAAATCTATTTGTCCAGGATCTCCAGTAATAATAAACTTAGCATGCACTCCCATTCTTGTTAAAAACATTTTCATTTGGGCATGTGTAGTATTTTGTGCTTCATCTAATATAACAAAAGCATTATCTAATGTTCTTCCACGCATAAAGGCCAAAGGTGCAATTTGAATTATTCCTTTTTCTAAATGAGACTCTAATCGTTCATGCGGAATCATATCCCTTAATGCATCATATAACGGTTGCATATAAGGGTCTAGTTTCTCTTTTAAATCACCTGGAAGAAATCCTAAATTCTCACCAGATTCTACCGCTGGTCTTGTTAAAATTATTCTACGAACTTCTTTCTCCTTTAATGCTCTAACAGCTAATGCTACTGCTGTATACGTTTTTCCTGTTCCTGCTGGACCAACAGCAAACAACATGTCATTTTTCGTCATTAACGAAACCATTTTACGTTGATTTTCTGTTTGAGCTTTAATTTGTTTACCACTAACTCCATGTACCAATACATCAGATACTTTTCCTGACTGTGGCTTATCTTCTTTTCCTGTAGAGGTTATTAAACGTTCTATAACATTTTCATCAAGTTTGTTATACTTCATATAGTATTTGATTAGCATACCAACACGCTTTTCAAATTCATCTAAAATTTCGGGTTCTCCATAAATTTTTAATTTATTTCCTCTAGCAACAATTTTTATTTTTGGGAAGTATGTTTTTAATTGACTTATGGTGCTGTTTTGAGCTCCAAAAAAGTCGTTTGGATTAATTTCTGTTAATTCAATAATACGTTCGTTCAAATGATATAAGTTTTAATATTATTCACACTAAAAATAATGATTATTTTTATTGAATTGCTTAGTTTTGCTATAATTTTCAATATAATTTTTCACAATTTAATTAACAAGTAACTAATATTAATGTCTCTTATTACATTAACTACTGATTTTGGAACTAAAGACCACTTTGTAGGGGCTGTAAAAGGAGCTATTTACTCAGAGCTACCAAATGCTATTATAGTAGATATAACTCACGACATATCTCCTTTTAACATTACTGAAACTGCATATATTTTAAAAAATGCTTACAAGAGTTTCCCTGACAACACCATACATATTATTGGTGTAGATTCAGAGCTAAGTATTGATAATAAACATATAGCTATTGAATTAGATAATCAGTTTTTTATTTGTCCTGATAATGGATTAATTTCCATGATTGCATCAGAGGTAAACCCTACTCGAATTGTTGAAATAAACATCCATAATCATACAAATAGCAGCTTTCCTGTTTTAGATATATTTGTTAAAGTAGCTTCACATATTGCTCGTGGTGGTAATTTAAATGTTATAGGTAAAGAAATTTCAAACTATAAAAAGATTACTGAAATTCAACCAAAAGTAAATCAACAACAAACTATTATTAAAGGTGGTGTTATTTATATTGATAATTATGGTAATGCAATTACAAATATTAATAAGAAGTTATTTAGCTCAATTGGTAAGGGACGTAACTTTATTATAAACGCTAGTAGGTATCAATTTAAAAAAGTATTGAATGGTTATAATGAAATTGTTGACTATACATTACCTGAAGAAAAAAGACAATACGATGGAGATAAGCTAGCTCTTTTTAATTCAGCTGACTTTCTTGAAATTGCTATTTACAGAAGCAACTTAAAAACTGTTGGAGGAGCCTCTACCCTTCTTGGCTTAAAGTATCGAGATACTATTACTATTGAATTTGAAGATGTTGTTAAGCCTGAATTTGTAACAATAAACCAATAATTATGTTTGTACGTATTGTAAAAATGAGTTTTCATTCCGAAAAAATTGAAGAATTTCTTGCTAATTTTAATGAAAAGAAAGAATACATACGAAAATCATCAGGTTGTCGTTTATTAGAGTTGTATAGAGACAAAACGAACCCTAATATATTTTTTACCTATAGTTACTGGGAAACAGAAGAAGATTTAGAAAATTACAGAAACTCTGAACTGTTTAAAGGAGTTTGGGCAAAAACTAAAATTCTTTTTAATGATAAACCAGTTGCATGGAGTGTTGATAAATTAGCATCTTTGCTTTAATGAAAGAATTATTTAATCCTTTTCCTATTTTAAAAACCGAACGTTTAGTTTTAAGGAAGCTTGTTGATAGTGATCAAAAAGCTACTTTTGAGATACGTTCTAACAAAGAAGTAAATAAATTTATTGACAGACCTGTTCCTAAAAGGATTTCGGATATAGAAGACTTTATAAAAATGATTGACCAATTAATTAACGCCAACAAAGGTGTGTATTGGGCTATTGAGTACAATAATATTTTAATAGGCTCTATTGGGTTGCGTCATTTTAATGAAGACTTTACCTATGCCGAAGTTGGCTATGAATTACAAACTGATTTTCAAGGAAAAGGCTTTATGAGTGAAGCTTTAAAAGAAGTTTTAAACTATGGTTTCAACAAACTCCTTTTAAATGAAATTGAAGCTTATACGCACAAAAAAAACAAGAACTCTATAAGCTTATTAAAGAAACATAATTTTAACATTCGATCTGAAAAAAAAGATGTAGATTTTGAAAATAATATTATTTTAGGATTAATAAAAACAGATTATAATCATATATGTTAGCCATACTAAAAAAAGAATTCAACTCATTTTTTTCCTCACCCATAGCTTATTTAGTTATTGGTGTATTTTTACTCGTAAACGGATTGTTTTTATGGGTGTTTAATGACAATTTAAATATCTTAAATGCTGGCTTTGCTGATCTTAACAGCTTTTTTTACTTGGCTCCCTGGTTACTATTATTTTTAATTCCTGCTATCACCATGAAAAGTTTTGCAGATGAATTTAGCAACGGAACTATTGAAATATTAAAAACAAGACCTTTGACAGACTGGCAAATTGTACTTGGAAAATTCTTTGCTTCTTTATTATTAGTTAGTATTGCTTTAATACCTACAATAACGTATGTATACACAATTCACAACCTAGGCAAACCTATTGGTAATATCGATATGGGTAGCACACTAGGTTCCTATATTGGAATATTCTTTTTAGCAGCTACATACACTTCAATTGGTTTATTTACCTCAACACTTTCAAAAAATCAAATAGTAGCTTTTATCATAAGTGTATTTATCACTTTTATTTTATTTTTTGGGTTTGAATCTATAAGTAGTTCTTTAGGAAAATCTGGATACACGCTACAACAATTCGGAATTAATGAACACTATAAAAGTATTAGTCGCGGTGTAATAGACACTCGTGATATTATTTACTTTATTTGTGTTACTTTTTTCTTTTTATTCATTACTAAACAACAATTAAAAAATGAGTAAAAAAATTCAACACATACTATTCGTTTTTATAGGTATATTAGTTATAAACTATATAAGTAAAAGTGTATATAAACGTTTTGACATCACTCACAACAAACGTTATTCTTTATCAAAAGTAAGTACAACACTAATCAATAAATTTGAAAATCCTTTATTAATAAATGTATATTTAGAAGGTAATTTTCCTTTAGAATTTAAACGTTTACAAATAGAAACTCGTCAGTTTTTAGAAGAGCTACAAGCTGAAAACTCAAACATACGATTTCGTTTTATAAATCCTGATAATATCAGAGAGGAACTTATTAAAAAAGGAATGCTTCCTAGCAGACTAACTGTTGATGAAAATGGAAACTTATCTGAAGCTATTATTTTTCCTTGGGCTGAAATAAGTTATGGTAACAAAACAGAATTAGTTTCTTTATTACCAGATTCAGCTTTAAAAACTCAAGAAGCTCAATTACAAAATGCTATTGAAAAACTAGAATATTCGTTTGCTAGTGCTTTTAGTTTAATTTCTAAAAAAGCTAAACAAAAAATAGCAGTTATTTCTGGAAATGGAGAATTGAGTGATATGTATTTGTATAGTATTCTATCTAAACTGAAAAACAAATACAGACTTGCTAAATTCACATTAGACAGTACCGAAAATAATCCTCAAAAAACATTAACTGATTTAACTAAATACGACTTAGCTTTTATAGCTAAACCTACTCAACGTTTTACTGAAAAAGAAAAATTAGTTTTAGATCAATACATTAATAATGGAGGTAGAAGTTTATGGATGGTAGACACAAACTATGCTGACACTGATAGTTTATACAATGAAGGTAAAATGTTAGCTTTTCCTCGTGATTTAAATTTAACCGACTTACTTTTTAGCTACCAAGTTAGAATTAACAATAAACTTATTCAAGATTTATATAGCGCTAAAATCCCGCTAGCTACAGGAAACATAGGTAATCAAGCACAATTTCAACATCTCAATTGGTTTTATCACCCATTAGTTAATGGAAACCCTAATCATCCAATCACAAAAAACATTGCACCAGTTCGTTTTCAATTTACCACTCAAATTGACACTTTAAAAGGAAATATTAAAAAAACACCTTTATTTATATCATCAGTACTAACAAAAAAAATTGGTACACCTAATTTTGTTGAACTACAAAGTATTAGTAAACAACCAAAACAGAATGAATATAATGGTGGTCCACAATTATTGGCTGTTTTATTAGAAGGGAAATTTACTTCTGCTTATAAAAATCGTGTCAAACCATTTAACACTCCAAGCTTTTCTTCTGATACCAAAGAAAATAAAATGATTGTTATAGCAGATGGTGATATTGCTAAAAATCAACTTTTAAAAGGAAAACCTTATGATTTATCAAAAGACAAATGGACAGGTGCATATTACGGAAACAAAGAGTTTTTATTAAATGCCGTTGATTACTTATTAGATGACACAGGACTCATTCAACTTAGAAATAAAACTATCCAAATTAATCTTTTAGATAAACAAAGAGCCTATACAGAAAAACGTTTTTGGCAATTTTTAAACATTGGAATTCCACTTATACTATTAACATTATTTGGTTTTTCTTTTAATTATTGGAGAAAGAAAAAATATAGTTAAATACTCAATAAGTTATCATGAGTAAAAGTATATTCTAATACTTTTTGTATTTTTTCCGAATTTATAATTTTGTACTGTAAAGGCATAGAGTTATCAAAAACTGGTAGCTCCTTTCCCAATATCTTTCTTGCATTTTTATAAAATTCTTCACGAGTTGGATGATGATTTGAACAAACATTAAATACCTCACCAAAGGCATCTTGAATTATCACTTCCTTTATAACTGATATACAATCGTCTAGATGTACCATATTCACAAAACCTTTAGGATATGGTATTGCTTTGTTTTTAAACCAATTTCCTGGTTGCCTATCATAACCAAAAAGACCTGCAAATCGAATAATAGTAGTTTTAAAACTTCTGTTTTTTAAAAATAGTCCCTCTATTTCAACTAAAGGAGAATTAACAGTTTTATCTTCTTCAGTCATTTCTTTATTTAAACTAGGATACACAGAAGTAGAACTAATAAACAACACCTTTTTCACAGGTGATTTCTCTATCCTTGAAATCAAATTACTAAAGTCTTCTATATTTTTAGAGGTAATAGCTATAACTAGAATTTCAGAATTTAAAAAATCACTAATATCATTATCTAAAGAAATATCTACTAAAAAAGGAATGATTTTTAAAGCTCTAAAAACATCCATTTTTTGTTTAGAAGTAGTTGACCCTTTTACTCCGTATCCATTATTTATTAAATCAATTGCTAATGGTTTTCCTAACCATCCGCATCCCAAAATACTAACACGCTCCATCACAACAACTATCGTCTTTTACCAATTTGCATGAAACTACTGCTAGTAATGCACCTAAAATTGGTGCTAAAATATATAACCATAAATGCTCAAAATGTCCAGATACTATAGCAGGAGCTATAGAACGAACTGGGTTCATAGATGCTTTAGTCATTGGACCTGCAAACATAGCTTCTAATAAAACTACTCCTCCAATTGCTATACCGGCCATTACTCCTACTTCTTTACTTCCTGTAGAAACATTAATAATCGTAAGCATTAAAAAGAACGTTAACAATAGCTCTAATACAAAAGCTCTCCAAGGCTCTAAAACAGGTATTGTTGCTCCATAATATTCACTATCTGGAAATATAATCCATAATAGTATACTTGCCAATAAAGCCCCCAATAATTGAGCTATAATATACTTAGGAACTTCTTTCCATGAAAACTTTTTAGCATATGCAAAAGCAATAGTTACCGCAGGATTAAAATGTGCTCCTGAAATTTCTCCAAAAGCATAAATCATAGCCATTACTATTAACCCCCAAGTTATTGCAACACCAACATGAGTTAAATCAGCTCCTCCAGTTATTTCGTTTACAGTCATTGCTCCTGTTCCACAAAAAACAAGTGAAAACGTACCTATTAATTCAGAAATATATTTTTTCATGACTGCAAATATACGCTTCGTTATTTTAAGCTTTTGTTAACATTTTCCATTTATTTTCGTTGTAATTTTAGCAAACTAATTAAAAACAAACCCATTCATATCATGAAAAAAATATTATTAAGTTTGTTTGTTGTAGCTTTATCAACAAACATAAATGCTCAAGTAAAAACCCCAGCTCCGAGTCCTTCTTCAAAACTTGAACAAAAAGTAGGTTTATCTGATGTTTCTGTAGAGTATTCTAGACCAGGAATGAGAGGTAGAACTATTTTTGGAGACTTAGTTCCTTATGATAAATTATGGAGAACTGGTGCTAATGCTAATACAAAAGTTACATTTAGTGATAATGTTACTATTGACGGAAAAGAATTAAAAAAAGGTACCTATGCATTATACACTAAACCAGGTAAAACTTCTTGGGAAGTGATTTTTTATGCTGACTCTAATAACTGGGGAACTCCTCAAAAGTGGGACGATAAAAAAGCTGCGCTTACAACTACTGCTAAAGTAGTGCCAATGCCAATGAAAATAGAATCATTTACAATTACTATTGATGATCTTACTAACAATTCTGCAGTTTTAGGTATCTTATGGGAAAACGTTTATGTAGGTGTTAAATTTAATACTCCTACTGACAAAGGTGTTGAAGCTAGTATTGCTAAAGTTATGCAAGGTCCTAGTGCTGGTGACTATTTTTCTTCTGCTGTATATTACTTACAAGAAGGTAAAGATATAAACAAAGCTAGAACATGGATTAACAAAGCAATCAATATGACTAAAGATCAACCTCGTTTTTGGTATTTACGTCAACAATCATTAATCTTAGCAAAAGCAGGAGATAAAAAAGGAGCTATTAAAGCTGCTAAAGCTTCTTTAGCTGGTGCTGAAAAAAGAGGGAATGCTGACTATATTAAAATGAACAAAGACTTTTTAGCTAAAATGAAATAATTTCATTTTAAAACAATAAAAAAGCCTGGAAATTTAATTATTTCCAGGCTTTTTTATTTGTTAACTTTAATTAATTTTCTTGATACTTAATTACAATATATTTCTTAAATCAACTCGCATGTTTAACAAATTCTTTTTAAAACCTGCTTTTTCATAAGCTTTAATAGCCCCTATATTTTCAGTATAAACATCAAGCCGTACTTCATGAATTTTTTTTGACTTAACCCAATCAAATAAAGCCTGTACAACAATTTTATTTATCCCTCTTCCTCTGTGTGATGGACTTGTATACATAAAACCTAAATAAGCAAACTTATCAAACTTAAAATATTTTTTTGGCGTTACTATACTTGCATAACCTGAACTTACAGGTATATCATTATCAACAACTACTATCACTTCAATATCATCAGCTAAAATCATTGCTTTAATGTCATAATAAGATATTTTTTCTTCCTTTAAAGTTACATCAAAAGGACGCTCAGCCTTAATTATCTCTTGTTCAAACTCTAATAACACTGGTAAATCTTCCAATGTTGCTTTTCTAGTCGTTATCATTTATAAATATATTCTTATCTAATATTTGAATTAAAACAGCTATTAACATTACTAATCCGCAACCTAAAGCATTTAACCACAAATATGGTAACCAATCTAGATACCATACAGTAACAATCAATATTTGAGTTATAATTGCTGCTATAAACACTGCATTTCCTTTTACAGCTTTTATAAAAAAGGCTAATAAAAATACTCCTAAAACATTCCCATAAAATATAGATCCGATAATATTTACCAATTGTATAAGGTTATCAAATAAATTAGCTACACAGGCTACTATAATAGCTAAAATACCCCAACCTAAAGTAAACCATTTAGACATTTTTACATAATGAGCATCAGAATATTCTTTAGTAACATTTCTTTTATATAAATCCATCGCTGTTGTTGAAGCTAAGGCATTTAATTCAGAGGCTGTAGACGACATAGCAGCTGATAATATTACAGCTAACAATAAACCAATTAATCCTTTTGGTAAATTATTTAATATGAATTGAATAAATACATAATCTTTATCATTGGTTTCAACCTTAGAATCAGCTTTTTCTATAATTTCTTTTGCTTTTTCTTTAAGCTCTTTGTCCTGTTCATTTAGTTTTTGAATTTGTTTTTTATTTTCAACAGTTAATCCTTCAAAAATTAATGTTTTCTTTTCGTTTTCAATTCTTTGATGTTGAGTTTCTAACTGCTTATATTCCAAAGAATATTTAGATTTAACAACTGCTTCTTGTGCTTTAGGGTTAAAATTCAAAGGAGAACTATTAAACTGGTAAAATACAAATACCATTACCCCAACCAACAAAATAAAAAACTGCATAGGTACTTTTAATAATCCGTTAAAAATTAATCCTAACTGACTTTCTCTTACTGATTTCCCAGATAAATATCTTTGAACCTGACTTTGATCAGTTCCAAAATACGAAAGCATTAAAAATGTTCCTCCTAAAATACCTGTCCAAACTGTATATCTATTATTTAAATCCCAAGAAAAATCTAGCACTTTCATTTTATCACTTGCACCGGCTATTTCAAGAGCTTTTGTAAACGTTATTCCGTCTGGTAAGTAATCTAAAATAATATAAAAAGCAATAAACATCCCTGCAAAAATGACGCCCATCTGTTGCTTTTGAGTTACACTTACTGCTTTAGTTCCACCAGAAACTGTATAAATAATAACTAATAATCCTATTATTACGTTTAAAGTAATCAAATCCCAACCTAAAACAGCCGATAATATAATAGCAGGTGCAAAAATGGTAATTCCAGCAGCTAAACCTCTTTGAATAAGAAATAATATTGCTGTTAATGTTCTTGTTTTTTTATCAAATCGCCCTTCTAAAAACTCATAAGCAGTATATACTTTTAATTTATGGTAAATAGGAATAAAAACTAAACAGATAATTACCATTGCTATAGGTAACCCAAAATAAAATTGAACAAACCCCATTCCACTATGAAAAGCTTGTCCTGGTGTGGATAAAAAAGTTATCGCGCTTGCTTGTGTTGCCATTACTGACAACCCAATAGTCCACCATTTACTATCATTGCCCCCTTTTATATACTCTTCAACATTTTTACTACCTTTAGTTTTCCATGCTCCATAAATTACAATAAACGCTAACGTTAACGAAAGAACTATCCAATCAATACTTTGCATACTCTAGTTATTAAAAATATTAGTAATTATATAAAACAGTACTAAGTACACTAAATTGGCTACTAAAACAAGTGTGTATTCACGTTTCCATGTATATTTTTGGGGACTCATAATATTATTTTATTGTTTTGGTTTTTCAAAAAAACTATCAGCTAATGGTGCTTTACTTAACAATGCTGAAGAAAATTGAGTAGGT belongs to Tenacibaculum sp. MAR_2010_89 and includes:
- the fabV gene encoding enoyl-ACP reductase FabV, whose translation is MIIEPRTRGFICLTSHPIGCEENVKNQIEYIKSKGKIEGAKKVLVIGSSTGFGLASRITSAFGSDAATIGVFFDKPGTEGRPGSPGFYNTAAFEKEAHAAGLYAKSINGDAFSNEIKEEVINLIKEDLGQIDLVIYSLASPVRTHPVSGKRFKSVLKPIGGEFSNKTVDFHTGKVSEISIKPAEGDDIENTITVMGGEDWKMWMDALKAENLLSEGATTVAYSYIGPSLTEAVYRKGTIGAAKDHLEATAFTISDDLKSIGGKAYVSVNKALVTQASSAIPVIPLYISLLFKVMKEKGIHEGCIEQIQRLYSERLYGGDIALDDKGRIRIDDWEMREDVQSEIAELWKTATSENLSEIGDLEGYSNDFFNLFGFKVEGVDYNADVNEVVKVPSIS
- a CDS encoding phosphoribosylaminoimidazolesuccinocarboxamide synthase, which translates into the protein MNTINETSFQFPNQKAVYKGKVREVYNINNDLLVMIASDRLSAFDVILPRQIPFKGQILNQIATKMMNDTADIVPNWLIANPDENVAVGHLCEPFKVEMVIRGYLSGHAAREYNTGKRTLCGVDMPEGMKENDKFPSAIITPSTKADNGEHDEDISREDILAKGIVSEEDYLVLEDYTRKLFQRGTEIAKKRGLILVDTKYEFGKTKEGKIVLIDEIHTPDSSRYFYEEGYAERQEKGEKQKQLSKEFVRQWLIENGFQGKEGQQIPEMSDDKIIEISNRYIELFEQITGETFIKANTDNVLKRINDNVVDFLNG
- a CDS encoding PhoH family protein, with the protein product MNERIIELTEINPNDFFGAQNSTISQLKTYFPKIKIVARGNKLKIYGEPEILDEFEKRVGMLIKYYMKYNKLDENVIERLITSTGKEDKPQSGKVSDVLVHGVSGKQIKAQTENQRKMVSLMTKNDMLFAVGPAGTGKTYTAVALAVRALKEKEVRRIILTRPAVESGENLGFLPGDLKEKLDPYMQPLYDALRDMIPHERLESHLEKGIIQIAPLAFMRGRTLDNAFVILDEAQNTTHAQMKMFLTRMGVHAKFIITGDPGQIDLPRKQISGLKQALLALKDINGIAQVYLDDKDVVRHRLIKKIIKAYKSIETE
- a CDS encoding S-adenosyl-l-methionine hydroxide adenosyltransferase family protein translates to MSLITLTTDFGTKDHFVGAVKGAIYSELPNAIIVDITHDISPFNITETAYILKNAYKSFPDNTIHIIGVDSELSIDNKHIAIELDNQFFICPDNGLISMIASEVNPTRIVEINIHNHTNSSFPVLDIFVKVASHIARGGNLNVIGKEISNYKKITEIQPKVNQQQTIIKGGVIYIDNYGNAITNINKKLFSSIGKGRNFIINASRYQFKKVLNGYNEIVDYTLPEEKRQYDGDKLALFNSADFLEIAIYRSNLKTVGGASTLLGLKYRDTITIEFEDVVKPEFVTINQ
- a CDS encoding putative quinol monooxygenase, with translation MFVRIVKMSFHSEKIEEFLANFNEKKEYIRKSSGCRLLELYRDKTNPNIFFTYSYWETEEDLENYRNSELFKGVWAKTKILFNDKPVAWSVDKLASLL
- a CDS encoding GNAT family N-acetyltransferase; amino-acid sequence: MKELFNPFPILKTERLVLRKLVDSDQKATFEIRSNKEVNKFIDRPVPKRISDIEDFIKMIDQLINANKGVYWAIEYNNILIGSIGLRHFNEDFTYAEVGYELQTDFQGKGFMSEALKEVLNYGFNKLLLNEIEAYTHKKNKNSISLLKKHNFNIRSEKKDVDFENNIILGLIKTDYNHIC
- the gldF gene encoding gliding motility-associated ABC transporter permease subunit GldF is translated as MLAILKKEFNSFFSSPIAYLVIGVFLLVNGLFLWVFNDNLNILNAGFADLNSFFYLAPWLLLFLIPAITMKSFADEFSNGTIEILKTRPLTDWQIVLGKFFASLLLVSIALIPTITYVYTIHNLGKPIGNIDMGSTLGSYIGIFFLAATYTSIGLFTSTLSKNQIVAFIISVFITFILFFGFESISSSLGKSGYTLQQFGINEHYKSISRGVIDTRDIIYFICVTFFFLFITKQQLKNE
- the gldG gene encoding gliding motility-associated ABC transporter substrate-binding protein GldG, whose translation is MSKKIQHILFVFIGILVINYISKSVYKRFDITHNKRYSLSKVSTTLINKFENPLLINVYLEGNFPLEFKRLQIETRQFLEELQAENSNIRFRFINPDNIREELIKKGMLPSRLTVDENGNLSEAIIFPWAEISYGNKTELVSLLPDSALKTQEAQLQNAIEKLEYSFASAFSLISKKAKQKIAVISGNGELSDMYLYSILSKLKNKYRLAKFTLDSTENNPQKTLTDLTKYDLAFIAKPTQRFTEKEKLVLDQYINNGGRSLWMVDTNYADTDSLYNEGKMLAFPRDLNLTDLLFSYQVRINNKLIQDLYSAKIPLATGNIGNQAQFQHLNWFYHPLVNGNPNHPITKNIAPVRFQFTTQIDTLKGNIKKTPLFISSVLTKKIGTPNFVELQSISKQPKQNEYNGGPQLLAVLLEGKFTSAYKNRVKPFNTPSFSSDTKENKMIVIADGDIAKNQLLKGKPYDLSKDKWTGAYYGNKEFLLNAVDYLLDDTGLIQLRNKTIQINLLDKQRAYTEKRFWQFLNIGIPLILLTLFGFSFNYWRKKKYS